In the genome of Salinigranum halophilum, the window GCAGACAGCGACGGGACGTACGACCCCGAGGCGCTCATGGACGACCTCCGGGCGGTGCTGTGGGACCACGCGGGCATCCTCCGCGACCAAGAGACGCTCCAGGAGGGGCTCGAACAGGTGCGCGCGATTCGTCGCCGTGCGGCAGACCTCTCGGTCGGCGGGCTCACCAGCCGCTCGTTCGAGTTCGCGATGAACCTCACCTTCGCGCTCGACGTCGCCGAGGCCATCCTTCGCGGGGCCGCGATGCGGACGGAGTCGCGTGGGGCACACGCCCGGACCGACTACCCCGACGAACACGACGAGTGGCAGCGCAACATCGTCGTGAGCCGGGGCTCGCTCGGGTCGATGCGACTCGACACCGCGCCGGTCCCCGAGCCGAGCGACGCGGTCCAGGCCGCGCTCGACGCGGGCTTCGAGCTGGACTACCACCAGCTCGAGTGACCCGCCACGACGGGCTCGTGCGACACCCCGGACGTTATCCCCGTGTGTGCAGTGGCTGCTACGTATGGAACTCACCGTGTACGGCCCGCTTCGGGCGGCGACGGGCGAGAAGACCGTGCGGGTCGACGCGGCCGGCGAGACGGTTCGCGACGTACTCGACGCGTTCGTCGACGCGTACCCCCGTGCCGGCGCGCATCTGACCGACGACGAGGGGGCGTTGCGACCGAGCGTCCGCGTGGTGGTCGACGCGGAACGGGTCGGTCTCGACGAGTCGGTCGCCGGAGTCGCGTCGATGCAGCTGTTCCCGGCGATGCGCGGCGGCTAACGGCCGTACTGTGCCCGGACGACGTCGGCGAGGCCGACGTCTTCGAGCACCGCCATCGGGGCGAGCATCGACAGCTGGACGACGCCCGGGAGGCGGGCGATCTCGACGCCGCCGGTGAAGGTACAGCGCGAGCGGACCTCCCCTTCGCTCATCCCGAACAGCTCACACGCCCGGTCGAAGGCGTTCTGTGTCGCGTCGTTGATGGTCGCCCCCGAACCGATGAACTGTATCGGTCCGGCGTCGTGGAGGTGGTCGACGCCGTACTCGGCGGCGAGGGCCTCGCCGACGGACCGCTCCTCGTCCGTGTAGGGCTTCGCGATGTGGGGCAGGTCCTCCTCGTTCGGGAGGAGCAACGGGCCCGGCAGGTCGAGTCCTTTGATGACCTCGACCTCGAGTTCCGTCCTGCCGCTCACGTCCGTCGTGTGCAAGGAGAGCTCGCCGTCGCCCTGGTTCGCGTGGAGGTCGCCGACGTAGAGGCCGGCCCCCTCGACGCGGACGGGGCAGATGAGCGTCGCCCCCGGGCGGACGTCGTTCGAGTCGAGATGCCCGTCCGTCCGGGCTTCGAGCGCTTCTTCGTCGGGCAGGCCCCAGTCGTGGCCGGCACCGATGAGGAACTGCCCGAAGTCGCCGGCGTTGTGCGAGTCGGGGAGTTCGACCGCGGGCGTCGTCCCGATGTTGCCGATGAACGGCCGCAGGCGACCGAGCGCGCCGGGCATCTCGTCGGGTTCGTACAGGAGAATGGGATGCTGACGCGAGTTCTCCGGGAGCGCCATCGCCTCCTCGGCCCGCTCGGCCAGGTCGTGTGCCCCCTCGTGGCCGACGGTGATGCCGACGGTCCGGTCGTCGTCGAAGACGACGGTGTAGCCGTACTCGAAGCCGAACGACGAGGCGTTCGCCCCGCACTCCGCACAGCGAATCGCGCCCTCGCCCGTCCCCTCGACGACCGACTCGGGCCACGGTGTCCCACACTCCGGACACTGGTGGTCGACGAAGGGGTCGTCGCCGAACGCCCCCTCTCGCTCGGCCATGCTCCCGGTGCTGGTGGCGATACTGGTCACCTCGACGTCCTTGATACGGACGACGAGCGCGTCGCCGGGCGCTGCGTTCTCGACGGCGATGGGCCGCGTCACCTCGTGACCCCCGCGGAACTCCGGCGTGATCATCGGCCCCCAACACCCTGCGGGCGTGTGCGTTCGGACGGTCCCGCCGTCGCGGACGGTTCCAGCCCACTCCTGTTCGGGACCGACGAGCCCCAGCGTGAACTCGTCGACGTCGAGGACGTCTGAAATCTGTTGGGACATACGTCTCACTCTTCGCCTGTAGTGTGTTAGCTATTGTGTCCGAGGAGGCCGTCCCCGACACACCCCGTCGTCGCCGCCGACAGCCGTTCACCCACTCATGCTAACTGGTAGCAACCATCAAGTCAATCCGTGTCGTAGTTCCCTGTCGTATGCGCCTCGTACACTCGGGGGAGTCGTCCGCGGCGTCCGACTCTCTCACCGGCTCCGCAGCACAGGCGGGCGAGCGGCTCCTGCAGGCCGGCGCCGGGCTCGGCATCGCGCTCTACGCCGGTGGGCTCGTCCTGGGTGCCGTCGACCTCGCGACGCTGGGCGTCGTCATCGGCGTCAGCGGCGCTATCGGAAACCTCCTGCTCGGGGCGTTCCGGCGCTCCGTCGGGGACACCACGAGCTGAAACGGGCTGGAGTCACGTCCGGAACCGGGTCGACGGGACACAGCGAGTCGGCGGCCCGAGCGCGGGAATCACTCGTCGGACTCCGTCCACGACCGGAGTCGTGAGGTTCCTTCGCGCGTCCCTGTGAGCGTTTGCGTACGGCGTCCGACAGTCGGCAGCGTGAGTGCCCCGACAGCGCTGCTGGACGTCGTCACCGAGGAGGCGACGGCGTTCACCGACGGTCTCGGGCGTGTCGTCGCCCGACGAACGGTCGAGAGCCACCACAGAGCCGATTCTGGATGGTATATTTAGATAGAATTAATTAGACTAAATAGATGATATCGGTTCGGACATATCTCTCGGAGAAAGTTGCAGTTACTAGCAGTTATATAGCGTACAGCACAAATGTCGGATGTATATCTATCGGTGACGGGTACGAACACGCAAAATATTTCGGCGCACTGCTCGCGGCTGGACCGGTCATAATCAGACTGGCGTACCCGTGTATGGAGAACGGCAGTGCGTTCTTGTCTCCAACTATTTTAGTGTATCACGGGTTCTTCGTCGACACCTCGGACGCGAATCCCCGCGACACCGAGCGGTGGTCTCGGGCGACCGAGAGGAGTTCGGACGCACGCCGTTCGACCTCGGCGAAGTCTTCTGTCTCGACTGCGGCCGTGGGCGCGATCGCGCTCCCGATGCCGAGTGCCACCGCACCGGCCTCGAAGAACGCGGGGGCGTTCTCGCGGCTGACACCGCCCGTGGGGACGAGCGGAATCTGCGAGAGCGGCCCGCTCAGCGACGCGACGAACCCCGGCCCCAGCGAACTCGCCGGGAAGACCTTACACATCGTCGCCCCCGCCTCGTACGCGGAGAGCGCCTCGGTCGGCGTCGCGACGCCCGTCAGCACCGGCACGCCGTAGCGGTTCCCGGTCCGGACGACGCCCTCGTCGAACGTCGGGGTGACCAGGAACTCCGCGCCGGAGGCGATTGCGGTCTGTGCCGTCTCCGAGTCGAGGACGGTCCCGGCCCCGACCGAGACCGCTTGGTCCTCACACGAGGCCGATACGGCTTCGAGCGTGTGCTGGAACCCCTCGGTGTTCGCCGTGATTTCGACGGCGCGGACCCCGCCCCGTGTCAGTGCTGCTGTCGTCCGGAGCGAGGTCGACTCGTCGAACCCACGCAGGATGGCGACGACCCCCGTCTCGCGGATACGCCGTGCTGCTTCGGTCATCACGGAATCCTTCGCAACCCAGCGGATTAATCCTCCCCTTCGACGCGACGGGTCGGCCCCTGGCGCGGCATCGGTAGGCTCTTGCCGGGGTGCGGAGACCTGCGCAGTACCGCACCCATGCCAGCATTAGCCACCTTCGGAGAGACGATGGTCCGACTGTCACCACCCGCCGGCGAACGGCTCGAGACCGCTCGGAACCTGGCGTTCCGAACCGCGGGCGCAGAGAGCAACGTCGCGGTCGCCGCGGCCCGACTCGGCGTCGAGTCGACGTGGCTCTCGAAACTGCCGGACTCACCGCTCGGCCGCCGCGTCACCGGCGACCTCAGACGTCACGGCGTCGAGCCGAACGTCACGCGTTCGGCGGACGGACGACAGGGGACGTACTACCTCGAGTTCGGCGGCGAACCGCGGGGGACCGACGTCATCTACGACCGCGAGCGAGCGGCCATCACGACGGCTACCGTCGACGACGTCGACCTCGAGGCGATTCGTGACGCGGAGGTCTTCTACACGAGCGGCATCACCCCGGCGCTCTCGGAGACGCTCCGGGAGACGACCGCGGCGCTCCTCGCGGAGGCCACCGCGGCCGGCACGCGGACGGCGTTCGACCTGAACTACCGGTCGAAGCTCTGGACGCCCGACGAGGCCAGCGCGTGCTTCGAGGAGCTCCTGCCGGACGTCGACCTCCTCGTCACCGCCGAGCGCGACGCCCGGGGAGTCCTCGGTCGCGAGGGCGACGACGAAGCGGTCGCCCGCGACCTGCGGCGAGCGTTCGACATCGACGTCGTGGTGCTCACGCGCGGGTCCGACGGCGCGCTCGCAGTCGACGCGACGGACACCTATCGGCAACCAGCGTACGACGCCGACACCCTCGACCCGATCGGGACGGGTGACGCGTTCGTCGGGGCGTTCTTGGCAGGCCGGCTTCGCGGAGCGTCGGTCCCCCGGGCGCTGAACGACGCGGCGGCGACCGCCGCGGTCAAACGGACGCTCTCTGGCGACCTGGCTGTCGTCACCCCCGAAGAAGTCGAGGCGGTACTCGACGGAGCGGCCGCGGACATCTCGCGGTAGTCCGCGACGAGTCGATGCAGCGGCGGCGACTGGACTCGCTGCCGTGTGTCGTCAGTCCGCGCGCTGTGTCGGCCGCTCGCGCTCGTCGTCGGTGCGAATCCCGTCGGCGTACTCCACGAACGTGTGGTCTTGCATCACCGCCGAGCGCCCGCCGTCGACGAGGAGGCTGGCCCCGGTGATGAACGCCGCGTCGTCGCTCGCGAGGAACGCGACGGTGCCGGCGACGTCGTCGGGGGTGCCGATCCGGCCGAGCGGGTGGAGCCGTTCGACGCGCTGGCGCTCGTCCGCCGGGAGTTCGTCTCTCGTCCGCTCGACCTCGACCCAGCCGGGGTTGACGGTGTTGACGCGGATGCCGTGTGGGCCGAGTTCGAGCGCCATCGCGCGGGTCATGCCGTTGATGCCCGCCTTCACCGCGTTGTACGGGAACAGGCTCGGCATCGTCGAGAACGCGTGGTTCGAGGACATGTTGACGATGGCCCCACCCTCGGACATGTACTCGGCCGCGTGCTTCGCACAGAGCCAGAAGGAGCGGAAGTCCGTCTCGAGGACGAACTCCCAGTCGTCCATCGTCGCCGCCGCGGCCGTCGTCTCGGTCTGGACGCCCGCGTTGTTCACCAAGACGTCGATGCCCCCGTAGACGTCGGCCGTCGCCCGGACCAGCGCGTCGATATCGTCGGGGTCGCGCATGTCGGCCCGGACGAAGTGCGCGTCGCCGCCCGTCCCCATCGACGTCGCGCGCGCGGTGAGGTCGCTGGCGACCGCCTCGCCCTCGTCGACGGACCGCCCCGTGACCACGACGTTCGCGCCCTCCTCGACGAACCGCCGCGCGACCGCCGCACCGATACCTCGGGTCGACCCCGTGACGAGTGCGGTCCGGCCGGCGAAGCGTCTCGAGGCCCTGGTGTCACTCATCCTGTGTCACCCGTGGTACGGCCCCGGTCGGTCGTCGTGCGGTGGTTCACCGTCGACATCGGTGTCGAGCGCGCCGCTGTCGACGCCCGGTGCGCGTTCGACGAGCGTTTCCATGGCGGGCGGGCGCTCGTCTCGGACGACGTACCGCTGGAACGTCTCGTACTCGTCTCGTCTGTAGGGCGTGCCGTCGTCGTGGACGAGGTCGTGGAACCACGTGTCGGTGTCCTCGTCCTCGATGGCCTCGGCGATGGAGGTCTGTGCCGTACTCCACGGGAGGTGTGTCTGGAGTTTGCCGTTGACGAAGCCCCAGGTGTAACAGCCGATTCCCTCCCGCTTGAAGTACGGGAGATGCGTCTCGGCCAGGTTGTCGCGCGTCCGGGCGAGCCACTCCGTACAGAGCAGCGGCCGGCCCCACGCTTCGGTGAGCGAGTCGACGCGGTGGGTGGTGAACGCGAAGTCGCTGTAGTCGTGGAAGGAGACGATGTCGGCCTCCTCGCTCCCGATGCGGTTCTGTTCGGAGCGGTTGGGGTCCCAGTTCACCCCCGCCGTGATGGGGTGGATGGGGTCGGCCTCGCGCGCCCACGTGAACGACTCGCGCAAGAGCGGATTCGACTGTTCGTCCATCTTGCTGTTGCCGGGTTCGTTGTAGGTGTCCCAG includes:
- a CDS encoding ubiquitin-like small modifier protein 1, with the translated sequence MELTVYGPLRAATGEKTVRVDAAGETVRDVLDAFVDAYPRAGAHLTDDEGALRPSVRVVVDAERVGLDESVAGVASMQLFPAMRGG
- a CDS encoding acetamidase/formamidase family protein, with protein sequence MSQQISDVLDVDEFTLGLVGPEQEWAGTVRDGGTVRTHTPAGCWGPMITPEFRGGHEVTRPIAVENAAPGDALVVRIKDVEVTSIATSTGSMAEREGAFGDDPFVDHQCPECGTPWPESVVEGTGEGAIRCAECGANASSFGFEYGYTVVFDDDRTVGITVGHEGAHDLAERAEEAMALPENSRQHPILLYEPDEMPGALGRLRPFIGNIGTTPAVELPDSHNAGDFGQFLIGAGHDWGLPDEEALEARTDGHLDSNDVRPGATLICPVRVEGAGLYVGDLHANQGDGELSLHTTDVSGRTELEVEVIKGLDLPGPLLLPNEEDLPHIAKPYTDEERSVGEALAAEYGVDHLHDAGPIQFIGSGATINDATQNAFDRACELFGMSEGEVRSRCTFTGGVEIARLPGVVQLSMLAPMAVLEDVGLADVVRAQYGR
- a CDS encoding bifunctional 4-hydroxy-2-oxoglutarate aldolase/2-dehydro-3-deoxy-phosphogluconate aldolase, encoding MMTEAARRIRETGVVAILRGFDESTSLRTTAALTRGGVRAVEITANTEGFQHTLEAVSASCEDQAVSVGAGTVLDSETAQTAIASGAEFLVTPTFDEGVVRTGNRYGVPVLTGVATPTEALSAYEAGATMCKVFPASSLGPGFVASLSGPLSQIPLVPTGGVSRENAPAFFEAGAVALGIGSAIAPTAAVETEDFAEVERRASELLSVARDHRSVSRGFASEVSTKNP
- the kdgK1 gene encoding bifunctional 2-dehydro-3-deoxygluconokinase/2-dehydro-3-deoxygalactonokinase; amino-acid sequence: MPALATFGETMVRLSPPAGERLETARNLAFRTAGAESNVAVAAARLGVESTWLSKLPDSPLGRRVTGDLRRHGVEPNVTRSADGRQGTYYLEFGGEPRGTDVIYDRERAAITTATVDDVDLEAIRDAEVFYTSGITPALSETLRETTAALLAEATAAGTRTAFDLNYRSKLWTPDEASACFEELLPDVDLLVTAERDARGVLGREGDDEAVARDLRRAFDIDVVVLTRGSDGALAVDATDTYRQPAYDADTLDPIGTGDAFVGAFLAGRLRGASVPRALNDAAATAAVKRTLSGDLAVVTPEEVEAVLDGAAADISR
- a CDS encoding SDR family NAD(P)-dependent oxidoreductase produces the protein MSDTRASRRFAGRTALVTGSTRGIGAAVARRFVEEGANVVVTGRSVDEGEAVASDLTARATSMGTGGDAHFVRADMRDPDDIDALVRATADVYGGIDVLVNNAGVQTETTAAAATMDDWEFVLETDFRSFWLCAKHAAEYMSEGGAIVNMSSNHAFSTMPSLFPYNAVKAGINGMTRAMALELGPHGIRVNTVNPGWVEVERTRDELPADERQRVERLHPLGRIGTPDDVAGTVAFLASDDAAFITGASLLVDGGRSAVMQDHTFVEYADGIRTDDERERPTQRAD
- a CDS encoding cellulase family glycosylhydrolase; translated protein: MTERDRWTEAQAWDWYREKEWPVGCNYLPSTAVNPTEMWQAETFDPETIDRELGWAADWGMNSVRVFLQYLVWKDDPEGLERRMDRFLEVADSHGISTMFVLFDDVGFSGDEPYLGPQKAPIPGTHNSQWTPSPGHERVVDRSTWTDLAAYVRDVIRRFRGDERVFCWDTYNEPGNSKMDEQSNPLLRESFTWAREADPIHPITAGVNWDPNRSEQNRIGSEEADIVSFHDYSDFAFTTHRVDSLTEAWGRPLLCTEWLARTRDNLAETHLPYFKREGIGCYTWGFVNGKLQTHLPWSTAQTSIAEAIEDEDTDTWFHDLVHDDGTPYRRDEYETFQRYVVRDERPPAMETLVERAPGVDSGALDTDVDGEPPHDDRPGPYHG